A region from the Halobellus litoreus genome encodes:
- a CDS encoding halo transducer protein: protein MSSNRVDGDRALVGLSTEEAVEAIVAADPTRDPDEVRSLLDHVTTDDRVTRDGIDSTVSDVAKRLATAETRVELAGSALDDATAAADGVRDLDVVASRLEGYQSTLDAAAARVERLGSALREISTPADDPDAVYESVVELRRIATEIQEPQRRADELQLNLEDFERWLDSHERRRRAFEEDVDAVADSLEAARGDHEDAESWLDASLRVELLPVLLRDLRGELADLREMADRDGVAGEHWDEELRGRLNELESRAESVRNALDDAGDPAWTEAYGDRIDAFARSLDGVEPPVDWGAVQSDLERARALDELSP, encoded by the coding sequence ATGAGTTCGAACCGAGTGGACGGCGACCGAGCGCTCGTGGGACTGTCGACCGAGGAGGCGGTGGAGGCGATCGTCGCCGCGGACCCGACCCGCGACCCCGACGAGGTGCGGTCGCTCCTCGATCACGTCACGACGGACGACCGCGTAACGCGCGACGGCATCGATTCGACCGTCTCGGACGTCGCGAAGCGCCTGGCGACGGCGGAGACCCGCGTCGAACTCGCCGGGTCGGCGCTCGACGACGCGACGGCGGCCGCCGACGGGGTGCGGGACCTCGACGTCGTCGCGTCGCGCTTAGAAGGGTATCAGTCCACGCTCGACGCGGCAGCGGCCCGGGTGGAACGGCTCGGCTCGGCGCTCCGAGAGATCTCGACTCCCGCGGACGACCCCGACGCGGTCTACGAGTCGGTCGTCGAACTCCGGCGGATCGCCACCGAAATTCAGGAGCCACAGCGGCGGGCCGACGAACTGCAACTGAATCTCGAAGACTTCGAGCGGTGGCTCGACTCCCACGAGCGCAGACGCCGCGCGTTCGAGGAGGACGTCGACGCCGTGGCCGACTCGCTCGAAGCGGCCCGGGGTGATCACGAGGACGCCGAATCCTGGCTCGACGCGTCGTTGCGGGTCGAACTGCTCCCGGTGTTGCTACGGGATCTGCGGGGCGAACTCGCCGACCTTCGCGAGATGGCCGACCGGGACGGCGTCGCGGGCGAACACTGGGACGAGGAGCTTCGGGGCCGGTTGAACGAACTCGAATCGCGAGCCGAATCGGTACGGAACGCGCTCGACGACGCCGGCGACCCGGCGTGGACGGAGGCGTACGGCGACCGGATCGACGCGTTTGCGCGCTCGCTCGACGGGGTCGAACCACCCGTCGACTGGGGCGCGGTCCAATCCGACCTCGAACGGGCCCGCGCGCTCGACGAACTGTCCCCCTGA
- the pstC gene encoding phosphate ABC transporter permease subunit PstC yields the protein MSFITTLIERGRSGPRTVARQQGRRARDFVDETEPEALAVVAVVALSLVAALVGFLLVSALTVVPLAAFVVATVYGWFRHQEVTARILTLTTTVSTLLILGLIIVFIFLESIPVVRYESATVFGVSVPGLRLFVQTRWDAVSDPIRFSMVPMIHGTVMVTLIATAVAAPLGVSAALFLSEIAPAPVREVVKPGVEILAGIPSIVYGFIGFTILSPWASDQFRLTGQGTYLFVGIVVGLMALPTVVSVAEDALSSVPESIKSGSLAVGTTDWQTMTSITLPAAFSGVSAAVLLGVGRAIGETMAATVMLKGVPRLTDPLYNVFYGQETLTSIIARNYGDADGLQMDALFIAGVILFITVLFISIGSQYIEWRMKRQFGGDV from the coding sequence ATGTCATTCATTACAACTCTCATCGAACGCGGACGATCGGGACCCCGGACGGTCGCTCGGCAGCAGGGCCGACGGGCGCGCGACTTCGTCGACGAGACGGAACCCGAGGCGCTTGCGGTCGTGGCGGTCGTCGCGCTCTCGCTCGTCGCCGCGCTCGTCGGCTTCCTGCTCGTCTCGGCGCTGACCGTCGTTCCCCTCGCGGCGTTCGTCGTCGCCACCGTCTACGGCTGGTTCCGCCATCAGGAGGTGACGGCGCGCATCCTGACGCTGACCACGACCGTCTCGACGCTCTTAATCCTGGGACTCATCATCGTGTTCATCTTCCTGGAGTCGATCCCGGTCGTCCGTTACGAGAGCGCGACCGTGTTCGGCGTGAGCGTGCCGGGGCTCCGGCTGTTCGTCCAGACGCGCTGGGACGCCGTCAGCGACCCCATCAGGTTCTCTATGGTCCCGATGATCCACGGGACGGTGATGGTGACTCTCATCGCGACGGCGGTGGCCGCCCCCCTGGGAGTCTCCGCCGCGCTCTTCCTCTCGGAGATCGCCCCCGCACCCGTCCGGGAGGTCGTCAAGCCCGGTGTCGAGATCCTCGCGGGCATCCCCTCGATCGTCTACGGGTTCATCGGGTTCACCATTCTGAGTCCGTGGGCCTCCGATCAGTTCCGGCTCACGGGACAGGGAACGTACCTCTTCGTCGGGATCGTCGTCGGACTGATGGCGCTGCCGACGGTCGTCTCCGTCGCCGAGGACGCGCTGTCGAGCGTGCCGGAGTCGATCAAGAGCGGTTCGCTCGCGGTCGGGACGACCGACTGGCAGACGATGACGTCGATCACGCTCCCGGCGGCCTTCTCGGGCGTCTCCGCCGCGGTCCTCCTCGGCGTGGGGCGCGCCATCGGCGAGACGATGGCCGCGACGGTGATGCTGAAGGGAGTGCCGCGGCTCACCGATCCGCTGTACAACGTCTTCTACGGCCAGGAGACCCTCACGTCGATCATCGCCCGCAACTACGGCGACGCGGACGGCCTCCAGATGGACGCGCTGTTCATCGCCGGGGTCATCCTCTTCATCACCGTCCTGTTCATCTCGATCGGGTCGCAGTACATCGAGTGGCGGATGAAGCGGCAGTTCGGAGGTGACGTCTGA
- a CDS encoding PstS family phosphate ABC transporter substrate-binding protein, producing the protein MTRESERLGDRVSRREFLVASGTVGVAGLAGCGGSQGGSNTESASGGDGGGGESTPTQSQSGSSGGDGSGVDTSLLNAEGSSTVYPISNKGSSYWNSNAPPSDGEYWGSNDESTVPGWEALGEPDMLIADYFASQAGFEPSGQRSDPPFPTTVGLSHSGTGCEAVVDGLVDIGNSSGPITAELDWSEERRDEEVVDHVVGRDGQPVVVSGDVSDAGVTQLTGEQVRAIFQGEVENWNELDGVDYDQELFVIGRAEGSGTDTAFRLNMLGDADAAMDVDTRQGQNQQVAQLVSQNDGAIAYMALAFTSDQVRPIGIDFEGTLYEPDRDAENTIFDSEYPLNRDLHMYTKITEDTPSGTDQREAAFMNMFLTEFGQTVFVEDVNYIPLPTADIEAEREKLSDWIDY; encoded by the coding sequence ATGACGCGCGAATCAGAGCGCCTCGGAGACCGCGTATCACGTCGGGAATTCCTCGTTGCCTCGGGGACGGTGGGAGTCGCCGGCCTCGCCGGTTGCGGTGGCTCACAGGGTGGATCGAACACGGAGTCGGCGTCCGGCGGGGACGGCGGGGGCGGCGAGAGCACGCCGACGCAGTCCCAGTCTGGCTCCTCGGGCGGGGACGGAAGCGGCGTCGATACCTCCCTCCTCAACGCGGAGGGTTCGTCGACGGTCTACCCGATCTCGAACAAGGGCAGTTCCTACTGGAACTCCAACGCGCCGCCGAGCGACGGCGAGTACTGGGGCTCCAACGACGAGAGCACCGTGCCCGGCTGGGAGGCACTTGGCGAGCCGGACATGCTCATCGCGGACTACTTCGCGAGCCAGGCCGGCTTCGAGCCGTCGGGGCAGCGTTCGGACCCGCCGTTCCCGACGACGGTCGGCCTCTCGCACTCGGGCACCGGCTGTGAGGCCGTCGTCGACGGGCTCGTCGACATCGGTAACTCCTCGGGACCGATCACGGCCGAACTCGACTGGAGCGAGGAGCGCCGGGACGAGGAGGTCGTCGACCACGTCGTCGGCCGCGACGGCCAGCCGGTCGTCGTCAGCGGTGACGTCTCGGACGCCGGAGTCACCCAGCTCACCGGCGAACAGGTCCGGGCCATCTTCCAGGGCGAGGTCGAAAACTGGAACGAACTCGACGGGGTTGATTACGACCAGGAACTGTTCGTAATCGGCCGCGCCGAGGGCTCCGGGACGGACACCGCGTTCCGACTCAATATGCTCGGTGACGCCGACGCGGCGATGGACGTCGACACCCGACAGGGACAGAACCAGCAGGTCGCCCAGCTCGTCTCGCAGAACGACGGCGCCATCGCGTACATGGCGCTCGCCTTCACGAGCGACCAGGTCCGACCGATTGGGATCGACTTCGAGGGGACGCTCTACGAGCCCGACCGCGACGCGGAGAACACCATCTTCGACAGCGAGTACCCGCTCAACCGCGACCTCCACATGTACACGAAGATCACGGAGGACACGCCGAGCGGAACGGACCAGCGCGAGGCCGCGTTCATGAATATGTTCCTGACCGAGTTCGGGCAGACGGTGTTCGTCGAGGACGTCAACTACATCCCCCTCCCGACCGCGGACATCGAGGCCGAGCGGGAGAAACTGAGCGACTGGATCGACTACTGA